A stretch of the Nicotiana tabacum cultivar K326 chromosome 6, ASM71507v2, whole genome shotgun sequence genome encodes the following:
- the LOC107799761 gene encoding uncharacterized protein LOC107799761: protein MATAKEHIEEIRRSKFSIGGETNPLTEDLHQAVKNLSAELYAKDVHFFMELVQNAEDNEYHEGVDPSLEFVITSKDITDTGAQATLLIFNNEKGFSRKNIESICSVGRSTKKGNRKRGYIGEKGIGFKSVFLITAQPYIFSNGYQIRFSEEPCQHCNVGYIVPEWVEANPTLSVIKQIYGSSATLPATTIVLPLKPDKVKPVKQQLSSIHPEVLLFLSKIKKLSVREDNEDPRLNTVSAISISSETDFVKKKNIDAESYMLHLSADEKSGLGECSYYMWKQKFPVRREHRVDRRMDVDEWVITLAFPNGERLNRGTSSPGIYAFLPTEMVTNFPFIIQADFLLASSRETILLDDIWNRGILDCVSSAFVSAFTSLVRANEGAPVSTLTHMFGFLPVNASPYPILNDVRDSIKRKLLDESIIPCESYMEQQFFQKSNGVGRLNPAFWNLLNKARKQGVILHNISSHGTFIVNSAFDKEMYNHILNFLEVKQVDNEWYAKCIQSSNLVLGVSEDVYLELLSFVAEKWLSSFKTTEMRNIQLLKYVDFDDDVTLCSIYEALSGDYSLLLSRESGHISWLINWNSEFRFANHLFFAKSTQEAVRSHSKRQTVLDWLRDEVNVSSANVYDYALLVLNSLSDDQKLAVAFSHFLHQSLARNYLSKEQVATLCSKMPLVDNYGHVARQRKGVVVPANGSKWVQLIGSNPWIYEGYVELGEDYLHSGSYAGVCTSKKELLGFLKIYVAAMDIPDLPPPDAAISSLSSPLTKENALLMLAWIRKLKMNGFSLPRRFLTCIREGSWLRVSLSGCLGYRPPSKSFFHTSSWGHLLQNGSVLVDIPLVDQGFYGSELKQYKDELSTAGVMFEFKEACTYIGEHFMSLATYSTLTKGQVISILNFIKYLREKYLSPDTFINSINDRRWLRTTQGEKTPLESVFFDSEWNAASQISDIPFIDQKHYGDEILSFRTELELLGVVFGFRQNYQLVVDNLRSPARLGCLSSDALLLILKCINHLRSSDKICRALRDSKCMKTINMGCKSPAECFLLDPVWGCLLQVFGSFPLIDTKFYGSDILSYKSELQKLGVVVNFEGATQAFASVFKQQTAKGALNKDSALSLLACYRKLKTARIKFPSDLKSCFQKVKWLRTRIGVDKVPEDCILFGSDWESISSISLLPFVDDSEARYGRDIHEYKDELKSMGVTVTFESGVKFVPASLRLPEDPSVITVPVAFSLLDCLRKLETEHNDQIATLRSKLARKWMKTNAGYRSPDKCLLFGPQWNPLLQPEDGPFIDENFYGSKIGSYKKELKSLGVVVEIGDGCSLLADYLDCHSSSVTITRIYKYLSKFNWEPTKEDPRKIWISNGDNDGEWVNPDDCVLHDKSGFFGLQLHVLEKHYDKELISFFSKLGVKSNPSLDDFLKLWKSWEDADRSLSQSECQTFWEFIVKHWSPRTEKFLSENLSKLPVGSGSNKILVLDKRDVFIADDLYLKDLFEQSSSHPLFVWYPQPSLPSLPRQKLLEIYGKIGVRNLSESVLKNGLSSVNCVGLEQVQPKEIFIGKGLIKLILGFLADPSLQMEARTRHEALKSLVDVGICATLEPITMDYCLSLSSGDVLNVKVSRMMCWDRENAKIFIQKLDKSGGYRCKLEFATYFSEVVAEGILRERDDFVHQLAELIKLGFILEFDEAAVGFLMKTKNLQIFLEDEELLSAAFTS, encoded by the coding sequence GCATTGGCTTCAAGAGTGTGTTTCTCATCACTGCGCAGCCCTACATCTTCAGCAATGGGTACCAGATACGATTCAGCGAGGAACCTTGCCAGCACTGCAATGTAGGCTATATTGTACCTGAATGGGTGGAGGCAAACCCAACTCTTTCAGTTATAAAACAAATCTATGGGTCTTCTGCTACCCTTCCAGCCACAACTATAGTGCTACCACTGAAACCTGACAAGGTGAAACCTGTTAAGCAGCAGCTTTCAAGCATCCATCCTGAAGTTCTTCTCTTTCTTTCAAAGATAAAGAAACTTTCTGTCAGGGAAGACAATGAGGATCCCAGGCTTAATACCGTTAGTGCTATTTCAATTTCAAGTGAGACCGATTTTGTTAAGAAGAAGAACATTGATGCTGAATCCTACATGCTCCATCTCTCAGCTGACGAAAAATCTGGTTTGGGGGAATGCAGTTACTACATGTGGAAACAGAAGTTTCCTGTTAGGCGGGAGCACAGGGTGGATAGAAGAATGGATGTCGATGAGTGGGTCATCACATTAGCTTTTCCCAATGGAGAGCGCCTCAACAGGGGAACCAGTTCCCCCGGGATTTATGCTTTTCTTCCCACGGAGATGGTCACGAACTTCCCTTTCATAATTCAGGCCGATTTTCTTTTAGCATCATCAAGGGAGACAATCCTTCTTGATGACATATGGAACCGGGGCATTCTTGACTGCGTCTCTTCTGCTTTTGTCAGTGCTTTCACATCGCTTGTGAGAGCTAATGAAGGTGCTCCAGTTTCTACTCTCACTCATATGTTTGGCTTTTTACCAGTCAATGCATCTCCTTATCCAATTCTTAACGACGTGAGAGATTCCATTAAAAGAAAACTGCTGGATGAAAGTATCATTCCATGCGAATCATACATGGAACAACAGTTCTTCCAGAAATCCAATGGTGTTGGTAGGTTGAACCCTGCTTTCTGGAATCTGCTGAACAAGGCGAGGAAGCAGGGGGTCATATTGCATAACATCTCGTCCCATGGAACATTCATTGTCAACTCTGCTTTTGATAAGGAGATGTACAACcacattttaaactttttggaGGTGAAACAAGTTGACAATGAATGGTATGCAAAATGCATTCAGAGTTCCAATCTTGTTTTGGGTGTCTCAGAGGATGTTTACTTAGAACTTCTATCATTTGTGGCTGAGAAATGGTTGTCTTCTTTCAAGACAACTGAGATGAGGAACATACAACTTTTGAAATatgttgattttgatgatgatgtcacCTTGTGTAGCATATATGAGGCATTGAGTGGTGATTATTCATTGCTTTTGTCTCGGGAATCTGGTCACATCTCTTGGCTGATCAACTGGAACTCAGAATTTCGTTTTGCTAATCATCTTTTCTTTGCCAAATCAACACAAGAAGCAGTCCGGAGTCATTCTAAAAGGCAGACTGTTTTGGATTGGCTTAGAGATGAGGTCAATGTGAGCTCAGCAAATGTGTACGACTATGCTCTTCTGGTTCTTAACTCACTCAGTGATGATCAAAAACTTGCCGTGGCTTTCAGCCACTTCTTACATCAGTCCCTTGCGAGAAATTATTTATCTAAAGAACAAGTTGCTACCTTATGTAGTAAAATGCCGCTTGTTGATAACTATGGACATGTTGCCAGGCAAAGGAAAGGGGTAGTGGTGCCTGCTAATGGAAGTAAATGGGTGCAGTTGATTGGTTCAAACCCGTGGATATATGAAGGCTATGTTGAGCTTGGAGAAGATTATTTGCATTCCGGCAGCTATGCTGGAGTTTGTACCAGCAAGAAAGAGCTTCTGGGATTTCTCAAAATTTATGTTGCAGCTATGGACATTCCTGACTTACCTCCTCCTGATGCAGCAATTTCCAGCTTGTCTTCTCCACTAACCAAGGAAAATGCATTGCTGATGCTAGCATGGATTCGTAAATTGAAAATGAATGGGTTTTCCTTGCCTAGAAGATTCTTAACCTGCATAAGGGAGGGAAGCTGGTTGAGGGTATCTCTGAGTGGTTGCCTTGGCTACAGGCCTCCATCAAAATCATTCTTCCATACTTCATCATGGGGACATCTTTTGCAGAATGGATCAGTTCTTGTAGATATTCCATTAGTTGATCAGGGATTTTATGGAAGTGAATTAAAACAGTACAAGGATGAGTTAAGTACAGCTGGTGTCATGTTTGAATTTAAAGAGGCATGTACATATATTGGAGAACATTTTATGTCTCTGGCAACTTATTCTACTTTAACCAAAGGCCAAGTGATATCAATACTCAATTTCATCAAGTATTTGAGGGAGAAATATCTCTCCCCAGACACCTTCATCAATAGCATTAATGATAGAAGGTGGTTGCGGACTACTCAAGGTGAGAAGACCCCTTTGGAATCTGTCTTCTTTGACAGCGAGTGGAATGCTGCCTCACAGATCAGTGACATCCCATTCATTGACCAAAAACATTATGGTGATGAGATTCTTTCTTTTAGAACAGAATTGGAGCTGCTTGGAGTGGTTTTTGGTTTCAGGCAAAATTACCAGCTTGTTGTTGACAACCTGAGGTCTCCAGCACGCCTGGGGTGCCTGAGTTCTGATGCTTTGCTCTTGATACTTAAGTGCATTAACCATCTGAGGTCATCTGACAAAATATGCAGGGCACTTAGGGATAGCAAATGTATGAAGACCATAAACATGGGGTGTAAATCTCCAGCTGAATGTTTTTTGCTTGATCCTGTGTGGGGCTGCCTGCTGCAGGTTTTTGGCAGTTTTCCTCTTATTGATACAAAGTTCTATGGAAGCGATATCTTGTCATATAAAAGCGAGTTGCAGAAACTAGGGGTGGTTGTTAATTTTGAGGGGGCAACTCAAGCTTTTGCTTCTGTTTTTAAGCAGCAGACAGCGAAGGGTGCCTTAAACAAGGATAGTGCCCTTTCTCTTCTTGCATGCTACAGAAAGTTGAAGACAGCCAGAATTAAGTTTCCTTCAGATCTTAAGAGCTGCTTTCAAAAGGTCAAGTGGTTGCGAACTCGAATTGGTGTTGATAAAGTACCTGAAGATTGTATACTCTTTGGTTCAGACTGGGAATCTATCTCTTCAATCTCTCTGTTGCCTTTCGTTGATGATAGTGAGGCTCGGTATGGAAGGGACATTCATGAGTACAAGGATGAACTTAAGAGTATGGGAGTTACCGTGACATTTGAAAGTGGGGTAAAGTTTGTGCCTGCAAGCCTTCGATTACCTGAAGACCCTAGCGTCATTACTGTTCCAGTCGCATTCTCGTTGTTAGACTGCTTGAGGAAGTTGGAGACGGAGCATAATGATCAGATTGCTACGTTGCGGTCAAAACTTGCTAGAAAATGGATGAAGACTAATGCTGGTTACAGGTCTCCAGATAAGTGTTTGTTGTTTGGTCCCCAGTGGAATCCTCTCTTACAGCCAGAAGATGGTCCTTTCATCGATGAAAATTTTTATGGCTCCAAAATAGGGTCGTATAAGAAAGAGCTCAAGTCTCTTGGTGTTGTGGTTGAAATTGGAGATGGATGCTCATTGCTTGCCGATTACCTTGATTGCCACTCCAGCAGCGTCACTATCACTCGGATTTACAAGTACTTGAGTAAGTTCAACTGGGAACCAACTAAAGAAGATCCTAGAAAAATATGGATTTCAAATGGTGATAACGATGGAGAGTGGGTGAATCCTGATGATTGTGTTCTGCACGACAAAAGTGGTTTCTTTGGCCTGCAGCTGCATGTTTTAGAAAAGCACTATGATAAAGAACTGATCAGTTTCTTCTCCAAATTAGGTGTCAAAAGCAATCCTTCTCTTGATGATTTTCTCAAGCTTTGGAAGTCATGGGAAGACGCGGACCGCAGTTTGTCACAATCAGAGTGTCAAACCTTCTGGGAGTTCATTGTGAAGCACTGGAGCCCAAGAACCGAGAAATTTCTATCTGAGAACTTGTCAAAACTTCCTGTGGGTTCAGGCTCGAACAAAATTTTGGTGCTTGATAAACGTGATGTTTTTATTGCTGATGATCTCTATCTGAAGGATTTATTTGAACAGTCTTCTTCTCATCCCTTGTTCGTTTGGTATCCACAACCAAGCTTGCCATCTTTGCCTCGGCAGAAGCTGCTTGAAATTTATGGCAAAATTGGTGTTCGTAATTTGTCTGAATCTGTTCTGAAAAATGGCTTGTCTTCTGTTAATTGTGTTGGACTTGAGCAGGTGCAGCCGAAGGAAATCTTCATCGGAAAGGGTTTGATTAAGTTAATCCTTGGCTTCCTTGCTGATCCTTCACTTCAAATGGAAGCGCGTACGAGACATGAAGCTCTCAAAAGCCTCGTGGATGTTGGTATTTGTGCGACACTGGAACCAATAACCATGGATTACTGTCTGTCACTTTCTTCTGGTGATGTCCTGAACGTGAAAGTGAGCCGAATGATGTGCTGGGATAGAGAAAATGCAAAGATTTTTATACAGAAGCTGGACAAATCAGGTGGTTACAGATGTAAGCTCGAGTTTGCTACATATTTCTCAGAAGTAGTTGCCGAGGGAATTCTAAGGGAGAGAGATGATTTTGTGCATCAACTGGCTGAATTGATCAAGTTGGGATTCATCCTGGAATTCGATGAGGCAGCTGTTGGGTTCTTGATGAAAACAAAGAATCTGCAGATATTTTTGGAGGATGAAGAACTCCTTTCTGCTGCCTTCACTTCCTAA